The following proteins are encoded in a genomic region of Paenibacillus sp. FSL R7-0273:
- a CDS encoding pyocin knob domain-containing protein encodes MPSKTPNLDLLKKDPATDGNDTFNIKEMLNDNFDKIDTAVGNKVDKVSGKGLSANDYTTAEKTKLSGITAGAGGAGSASDSVIGSRTATESVTPSLTGTITALFSSLFTLIKGITGKASSLTAPAINLEQTKAHVDDTTRHITAAERTDWNAKETTGGAQTKANSAQAAAIAAAATDASTKANAVQTNLTTHVNDNVRHITAAERAGWNALATTITSYIPVAQRNVANGVAALDSDSYVVGKGVVLEGAYAERAFAFSFAHGTANQKIDYTLPAQAFGGFVEITIAGSWNNAETQGRLTKRLDVMLSAATTIHRQTSEYTEVSGAMRNNVSISDIYWKDGLWTLTIESRNTQGNAYAVKIQTLGPIGSKRWTQGAPYTGAATTLPLAVQTIPDDTVTQSGYEIQKHALTGNTGLGKGGNPTVSPNTLLETGMYTLTFTSPDLPVTGSTTTVIVKRYNSSYITQDADVYATVNTATTIRKFTRESRNSGSSWSAWREIKVKAAAMAMNTDLNTLLAEGEFYTISNAQAGTMTNQPITGSYCFNLTVKTTVSTDGAGCNQTIIYYSTSASSPAIYTRNYYSSTWTAWQQIETTAQKNVSGGYAGLDSNGDIALSAVPDAVQKFSLTQDNGKNLILESGYNLNSLVTAGFYDGVNLVNAPNSTNWWHIQVQVHSGTNNGNDYISQIAINLNASGTPHHFMRRRVNSAWGIWVGIPNSSMYNVASGIAGLTSAGVLPDAILPQSVTRRVNLTGSLQTTSYRRSVIALCELTNTNPSASSFSNGLLLMRRHNGLNGQITAMIAAEKRFNTTAMNWSLFKIGASSQVFRPCTFTYNGVKYGGIDVYITDAEYQTISFNGDTNFSIFGLDWYNIQSSTVLNAEISGSISYVEGSDYFYSPDIHFNGENLNTKYSTLAGKTLAEVVQGSLSYAVTTGTYAALAASLNPAPAALTVGLRLTIKAHVASPGPATLNVNGLGAKSIKKPNGNNAALALGGVYTLVYDGSVFQLQGEGGEYGTAEAAQVLSGYTVGRENGVVNGTMPDHRGVAKDAAGTILNDSGDLFLNPPAGYYDPTASIHSYEGNLANRRNWRSDITLFGKAGTMPVITSGSDPAQGVGIWPDGGLAVYPSEGYRKGGAGAGEIKVSTAQLQSAETDLIAANIRSGVNVFGVTGTLVEGTRRATGSFYTTDGTANITGLAFNPGSVVVRVTGINNGSWMTAMGFANGRWMWSRRDGNGTMLDSGQFNGAAFSNGFSVTIPFVDGYEALSWIAYQETV; translated from the coding sequence GACCGGGACGATTACAGCCTTATTCTCCAGTCTTTTTACGCTAATCAAGGGCATAACGGGTAAGGCGAGTTCTCTAACGGCGCCGGCCATTAACCTGGAGCAGACAAAGGCTCATGTTGATGATACCACCCGGCATATCACAGCTGCGGAACGCACGGACTGGAACGCCAAGGAGACAACCGGAGGTGCACAAACCAAGGCTAACAGTGCGCAGGCTGCGGCAATAGCTGCAGCTGCTACAGACGCTTCAACAAAGGCAAATGCGGTACAGACCAATTTAACCACACATGTTAATGATAACGTCCGGCACATTACTGCGGCCGAGCGTGCGGGTTGGAATGCTTTGGCAACAACAATTACATCGTATATTCCTGTCGCTCAGAGAAATGTTGCAAATGGGGTAGCTGCATTAGATTCTGACTCATATGTAGTTGGTAAAGGTGTAGTTCTGGAAGGAGCATATGCAGAGAGAGCATTTGCATTCAGTTTTGCTCATGGTACAGCTAACCAGAAAATAGATTACACACTCCCTGCTCAAGCTTTTGGCGGATTTGTAGAGATTACAATTGCTGGTAGTTGGAATAATGCAGAGACACAGGGTAGGCTCACGAAAAGATTAGATGTGATGCTGAGTGCGGCAACCACCATACACAGACAAACCTCGGAATACACTGAAGTATCTGGTGCGATGAGGAACAACGTTTCTATATCCGATATTTATTGGAAGGATGGGCTTTGGACGCTTACCATTGAATCTAGGAATACTCAGGGTAATGCTTACGCTGTTAAAATCCAAACTCTCGGACCGATTGGCTCAAAAAGATGGACGCAAGGCGCTCCTTATACAGGTGCAGCGACAACACTCCCATTAGCAGTTCAAACGATACCAGATGATACAGTGACACAGTCTGGGTATGAAATTCAAAAGCATGCCCTTACTGGTAATACGGGTTTAGGTAAAGGCGGAAATCCTACAGTAAGCCCTAATACGCTGCTTGAAACAGGTATGTATACTTTAACCTTTACAAGTCCCGATCTTCCGGTGACAGGCTCGACAACAACCGTAATTGTGAAAAGATACAATTCAAGTTATATAACACAAGATGCTGATGTTTATGCAACTGTCAATACTGCAACGACAATCAGAAAGTTTACGAGAGAAAGTCGGAATAGTGGGTCTTCTTGGTCGGCTTGGCGAGAAATTAAGGTGAAGGCCGCTGCAATGGCCATGAATACAGACCTGAATACACTGTTGGCAGAGGGAGAGTTTTATACTATCTCAAATGCTCAAGCGGGCACAATGACTAATCAACCAATTACTGGTTCATATTGTTTCAACCTTACTGTAAAAACAACGGTGAGTACAGATGGTGCAGGTTGCAATCAAACGATAATCTATTACAGTACATCTGCTAGTAGTCCAGCAATATATACACGAAATTATTATTCTAGCACTTGGACTGCTTGGCAACAGATAGAGACAACTGCCCAAAAGAATGTTTCTGGCGGGTATGCTGGATTGGACAGTAACGGAGATATTGCGTTATCAGCCGTACCAGATGCGGTTCAGAAATTTTCCTTAACTCAAGATAATGGTAAAAATTTAATTCTTGAGTCTGGCTACAATCTGAATAGTTTGGTCACTGCTGGATTTTATGACGGTGTGAATCTTGTGAATGCTCCAAATTCAACGAATTGGTGGCATATACAAGTTCAAGTTCATTCTGGGACAAATAACGGTAATGACTATATATCTCAGATAGCTATAAACCTTAATGCTTCGGGAACCCCGCATCATTTCATGAGAAGAAGAGTCAACAGTGCGTGGGGCATTTGGGTAGGTATACCAAACAGTAGCATGTACAATGTTGCGAGCGGGATTGCAGGATTGACATCAGCAGGGGTTCTTCCAGACGCGATCCTTCCACAAAGTGTTACAAGAAGGGTTAATCTGACAGGTAGTTTACAAACGACATCTTATAGAAGGTCTGTCATAGCGCTTTGCGAGCTTACAAACACAAACCCTTCTGCAAGTTCGTTTAGTAACGGCTTATTGCTAATGAGAAGACATAACGGACTTAACGGACAGATAACTGCTATGATAGCGGCAGAAAAACGCTTCAACACCACTGCGATGAACTGGTCTTTGTTTAAAATAGGGGCATCATCTCAAGTGTTTAGACCGTGTACCTTCACATACAATGGTGTGAAATATGGCGGTATAGATGTATATATAACAGATGCAGAATACCAGACAATAAGCTTTAACGGGGATACAAATTTCAGTATCTTTGGTCTGGACTGGTATAACATTCAAAGTAGTACTGTTTTAAATGCGGAGATAAGCGGCTCGATAAGCTATGTGGAAGGAAGCGATTATTTCTATTCTCCAGATATTCATTTCAACGGAGAAAATTTGAATACTAAATATTCAACATTAGCAGGGAAAACCTTGGCCGAAGTGGTCCAAGGATCTTTGTCGTACGCCGTTACCACCGGCACCTATGCGGCATTAGCGGCCAGCTTAAACCCTGCGCCAGCTGCCCTGACTGTCGGGTTGCGCTTGACCATCAAGGCCCATGTCGCCAGCCCTGGCCCGGCTACGCTCAATGTCAACGGCCTGGGAGCCAAATCAATCAAAAAGCCAAACGGCAATAACGCTGCTTTGGCTCTTGGTGGCGTCTATACGCTTGTTTATGACGGTTCAGTTTTTCAATTACAGGGTGAAGGGGGTGAGTACGGAACGGCGGAAGCAGCACAGGTATTGTCTGGCTATACAGTGGGCCGAGAGAATGGGGTGGTTAATGGAACAATGCCCGATCACCGGGGCGTAGCTAAGGATGCGGCCGGTACAATCCTAAATGATAGCGGGGACCTCTTCTTAAATCCGCCTGCAGGTTATTACGATCCTACAGCGTCGATCCATTCTTATGAGGGAAATTTAGCTAATCGCCGGAATTGGCGCAGTGATATAACGCTTTTCGGTAAGGCGGGTACGATGCCAGTTATTACGTCAGGTAGTGATCCGGCTCAAGGCGTAGGCATATGGCCGGATGGAGGCTTGGCTGTTTATCCTTCTGAGGGATATCGAAAAGGGGGTGCGGGTGCCGGAGAAATAAAGGTATCAACAGCACAACTACAATCAGCTGAAACAGACCTTATCGCTGCTAATATTCGTAGTGGTGTTAATGTCTTTGGAGTTACCGGCACATTAGTAGAGGGTACACGACGGGCGACAGGCAGTTTCTACACTACTGACGGCACGGCCAATATCACCGGATTAGCCTTTAACCCTGGCAGTGTTGTAGTGCGAGTGACGGGGATTAACAATGGAAGCTGGATGACCGCTATGGGTTTTGCCAATGGCAGATGGATGTGGTCAAGACGTGATGGTAACGGGACGATGCTCGATTCGGGTCAATTTAATGGAGCTGCCTTTTCTAATGGGTTTTCCGTAACAATCCCATTTGTCGATGGGTATGAAGCATTGAGCTGGATAGCGTATCAAGAAACGGTCTGA
- a CDS encoding CD1375 family protein, which yields MAKVYVNLIRKGLRTLEQVPEIIRSDVAALLETE from the coding sequence ATGGCTAAAGTATACGTAAACTTGATCCGTAAAGGACTCAGGACGTTGGAGCAGGTGCCGGAGATTATTCGTTCGGATGTGGCCGCCCTGCTGGAAACTGAATAG
- a CDS encoding M15 family metallopeptidase: MLTLAQVKLKSQARLVDLHPVVVAAAVALIERIYARGVQIIITQGYRSKAEQDGLYAQGRTKPGSIVTNARGGYSYHNYGLAVDFALLLPDGSGASWDMKRDGDKDGIADWQEVVQQAKALGFEWGGDWTSFKDYPHFQITFGLSITKLLAGAQPTPAQIAAAYAVIDKLQEEADELSAEEKKELAALRSEVKDLAATVASLTKSKDVLKQAVQEQGNSIGKVGERLKKLEDRAALAKIPDWAAPYVQAAYNAGLIDTPEGGSFDFYRLMKILGQAGILPAGKEG, translated from the coding sequence ATGCTAACACTGGCTCAGGTAAAGCTTAAATCACAGGCCCGGCTTGTTGATCTGCACCCGGTGGTTGTGGCAGCTGCTGTAGCACTTATTGAGCGCATTTACGCTCGGGGAGTACAGATCATCATTACACAAGGGTACCGATCCAAGGCTGAGCAGGACGGACTTTACGCGCAGGGCCGCACGAAGCCGGGCAGCATCGTTACAAATGCCCGGGGCGGTTACAGCTACCATAATTACGGACTGGCTGTTGATTTTGCACTGCTGCTGCCGGACGGTTCCGGTGCATCCTGGGATATGAAGCGTGACGGTGATAAGGACGGTATTGCCGATTGGCAGGAGGTTGTACAGCAGGCTAAGGCGCTCGGGTTTGAATGGGGAGGAGACTGGACCAGTTTTAAGGATTACCCTCATTTTCAGATAACCTTTGGCCTGTCGATTACCAAGCTGCTGGCAGGGGCCCAGCCGACACCCGCGCAGATTGCTGCTGCTTATGCCGTTATTGATAAATTACAAGAGGAGGCGGATGAATTGTCAGCTGAGGAAAAGAAGGAACTGGCCGCGCTGCGGTCTGAAGTCAAGGATCTGGCGGCCACAGTAGCCAGCCTGACTAAAAGCAAGGATGTGCTTAAACAAGCAGTGCAAGAGCAGGGAAACAGCATCGGTAAGGTAGGCGAGCGGCTCAAGAAGCTGGAGGACAGGGCTGCCCTTGCTAAAATCCCGGATTGGGCAGCTCCATACGTTCAGGCGGCGTACAATGCTGGGCTGATCGACACGCCGGAAGGCGGCAGCTTTGACTTTTACCGGCTTATGAAGATATTGGGGCAAGCGGGTATCCTGCCTGCCGGAAAGGAGGGTTAA
- a CDS encoding SLATT domain-containing protein, with product MEQNEHLESSTKLKYLAEIIKADMNGSKAAGTDFRHWAKWLKITTIVLSALITIILGLTFNSEAELNGVPVVNLVKNIAVILSALLTAVNTWDAFANYQIRSTQEFSIIQKLSLLYKDISLHLIQKENCKITDFESFKSRYDVIHEEYSQERNTSKDEGKKENSTEPST from the coding sequence ATGGAGCAAAATGAGCACTTAGAATCAAGTACTAAATTAAAATATTTAGCCGAAATCATAAAAGCTGACATGAATGGTAGTAAAGCAGCAGGAACTGATTTTAGACATTGGGCAAAGTGGCTTAAAATAACTACGATAGTTTTATCCGCCTTAATAACAATCATCCTTGGTTTGACTTTTAATTCAGAAGCCGAATTAAATGGTGTGCCTGTTGTGAATTTAGTGAAGAATATTGCTGTTATTTTAAGTGCGTTATTAACTGCTGTTAATACGTGGGATGCCTTTGCCAATTATCAAATTAGATCGACACAAGAATTTTCAATTATTCAAAAACTTAGTTTATTATATAAGGATATTAGTTTACACCTAATCCAAAAAGAGAATTGTAAAATTACAGACTTTGAGAGCTTTAAGTCAAGATATGATGTTATTCACGAAGAATACAGCCAAGAACGAAACACTTCGAAGGATGAAGGGAAAAAAGAGAACTCGACAGAACCATCAACCTAG